In Alosa alosa isolate M-15738 ecotype Scorff River chromosome 23, AALO_Geno_1.1, whole genome shotgun sequence, a single window of DNA contains:
- the ildr1a gene encoding immunoglobulin-like domain-containing receptor 1a isoform X2, whose translation MTIGCFSFIRLYTVLHLSETMARRIGLLTLLLVGFMHTEVSAIQVIVPQTDRSTALFASVILRCDYSTSASQQDVLVTWRFKSFCQDPVLDYYSTAYQSALQLGQDPSNDCPDRQRTVRTVVQKRGSNEATLGSDYRERKISIQNKADLVINEVMWWDHGVYFCSVDAAGDTSGDSDKEIKLIVYHWLTVLFIVLGAFLLIILLCVCCCQCCPQRCCCYVRCPCCPRQCCCPEKAVMQHRMMKEAQKAMSPWMNGGQPVYAPMSSHSSYQMNPMLYAGPNSGKMSMTPMPLPTPQPHHPPSMHGNGSLAAESGRGTNHMLDYLESQVHGMDVASPLLQPQLSVAPHHQMPPPPQHMPKHVPFSAGPPSMLSALDDGPMTRRPPPSGNRWDYDDRSRPPMSRSYSHEDMLSDHGRRSNPNERAGYRPRSRSRDNLFDMPQRQERRYSPPAGRRRGSWSSANDEDSRRGGARGGRGGRSDKPPSYNEYEPGQKPPRRPDHYSDKSSRSGTIVI comes from the exons ATGACTATTGGATGTTTTTCCTTCATAAGGCTATACACAGTTTTACATTTGTCGGAGACGATGGCTCGTcgaataggcctactgacacTGCTGCTTGTGGGCTTCATGCATACAG AAGTGTCAGCCATCCAGGTGATTgtaccacagacagacagaagcacaGCTCTCTTTGCCTCGGTCATCTTGCGTTGTGACTACTCCACATCAGCCAGTCAACAGGATGTGTTGGTAACATGGCGGTTCAAGTCTTTCTGCCAGGACCCTGTGCTGGATTACTATTCTACAG CATACCAGTCAGCGCTCCAGCTTGGTCAAGATCCATCTAACGACTGCCCAGATCGCCAGCGCACAGTCCGCACAGTTGTCCAGAAGAGGGGTAGCAATGAGGCCACACTGGGCTCAGATTACCGCGAGCGCAAGATCTCCATCCAGAACA AAGCTGATTTGGTCATTAACGAGGTAATGTGGTGGGACCATGGAGTCTACTTTTGCTCCGTCGATGCCGCAGGGGACACCAGTGGAGACTCGGACAAAGAGATCAAACTCATTGTTTACC ACTGGTTGACTGTGCTCTTCATCGTCCTTGGTGCCTttctcctcatcatcctcttGTGCGTCTGCTGTTGCCAGTGCTGCCCGCAGCGGTGCTGCTGTTATGTACGCTGCCCGTGCTGCCCTCGGCAGTGCTGCTGTCCGGAAAAAG CGGTTATGCAGCATCGGATGATGAAGGAGGCACAGAAGGCCATGTCTCCCTGGATGAATGGTGGTCAGCCTGTCTACGCGCCCATGAGCTCCCATAGCTCCTATCAGATGAACCCAATGCTTTATGCAG GCCCTAACTCTGGAAAGATGTCGATGACCCCCATGCCTCTCCCGACTCCCCAGCCTCACCACCCGCCCAGCATGCATGGAAACGGCAGCCTGGCTGCAGAGAGTGGCCGCGGCACCAATCACATGCTGGATTACCTGGAGAGCCAGGTGCACGGTATGGATGTGGCCAGTCCCCTGCTACAGCCCCAGCTCTCTGTTGCCCCCCACCACCAAATGCCCCCGCCACCCCAGCACATGCCTAAACATGTGCCTTTCTCCGCTGGGCCTCCCAGCATGCTCTCTGCCCTGGATGATGGCCCGATGACCCGCAGACCGCCACCCAGTGGCAACCGCTGGGACTACGACGATCGTTCGCGCCCCCCCATGAGCCGCAGTTACAGCCACGAGGACATGCTGAGCGATCATGGCAGGAGAAGCAACCCCAACGAGAGGGCCGGATATCGCCCGAGGTCCCGTTCCCGTGACAATCTATTCGACATGCCCCAGAGGCAGGAAAGGCGGTATTCGCCGCCTGCTGGGCGACGACGTGGATCGTGGAGTTCCGCCAATGACGAGGATAGCAGGAGAGGAGGCGCGAGAGGAGGTCGAGGGGGACGCTCGGACAAGCCCCCGAGTTACAACGAGTACGAGCCGGGTCAGAAACCACCCAGACGCCCGGACCACTACTCG
- the ildr1a gene encoding immunoglobulin-like domain-containing receptor 1a isoform X1, translated as MTIGCFSFIRLYTVLHLSETMARRIGLLTLLLVGFMHTEVSAIQVIVPQTDRSTALFASVILRCDYSTSASQQDVLVTWRFKSFCQDPVLDYYSTAYQSALQLGQDPSNDCPDRQRTVRTVVQKRGSNEATLGSDYRERKISIQNKADLVINEVMWWDHGVYFCSVDAAGDTSGDSDKEIKLIVYHWLTVLFIVLGAFLLIILLCVCCCQCCPQRCCCYVRCPCCPRQCCCPEKAVMQHRMMKEAQKAMSPWMNGGQPVYAPMSSHSSYQMNPMLYAGPNSGKMSMTPMPLPTPQPHHPPSMHGNGSLAAESGRGTNHMLDYLESQVHGMDVASPLLQPQLSVAPHHQMPPPPQHMPKHVPFSAGPPSMLSALDDGPMTRRPPPSGNRWDYDDRSRPPMSRSYSHEDMLSDHGRRSNPNERAGYRPRSRSRDNLFDMPQRQERRYSPPAGRRRGSWSSANDEDSRRGGARGGRGGRSDKPPSYNEYEPGQKPPRRPDHYSVRGQEFSQRYHSDLI; from the exons ATGACTATTGGATGTTTTTCCTTCATAAGGCTATACACAGTTTTACATTTGTCGGAGACGATGGCTCGTcgaataggcctactgacacTGCTGCTTGTGGGCTTCATGCATACAG AAGTGTCAGCCATCCAGGTGATTgtaccacagacagacagaagcacaGCTCTCTTTGCCTCGGTCATCTTGCGTTGTGACTACTCCACATCAGCCAGTCAACAGGATGTGTTGGTAACATGGCGGTTCAAGTCTTTCTGCCAGGACCCTGTGCTGGATTACTATTCTACAG CATACCAGTCAGCGCTCCAGCTTGGTCAAGATCCATCTAACGACTGCCCAGATCGCCAGCGCACAGTCCGCACAGTTGTCCAGAAGAGGGGTAGCAATGAGGCCACACTGGGCTCAGATTACCGCGAGCGCAAGATCTCCATCCAGAACA AAGCTGATTTGGTCATTAACGAGGTAATGTGGTGGGACCATGGAGTCTACTTTTGCTCCGTCGATGCCGCAGGGGACACCAGTGGAGACTCGGACAAAGAGATCAAACTCATTGTTTACC ACTGGTTGACTGTGCTCTTCATCGTCCTTGGTGCCTttctcctcatcatcctcttGTGCGTCTGCTGTTGCCAGTGCTGCCCGCAGCGGTGCTGCTGTTATGTACGCTGCCCGTGCTGCCCTCGGCAGTGCTGCTGTCCGGAAAAAG CGGTTATGCAGCATCGGATGATGAAGGAGGCACAGAAGGCCATGTCTCCCTGGATGAATGGTGGTCAGCCTGTCTACGCGCCCATGAGCTCCCATAGCTCCTATCAGATGAACCCAATGCTTTATGCAG GCCCTAACTCTGGAAAGATGTCGATGACCCCCATGCCTCTCCCGACTCCCCAGCCTCACCACCCGCCCAGCATGCATGGAAACGGCAGCCTGGCTGCAGAGAGTGGCCGCGGCACCAATCACATGCTGGATTACCTGGAGAGCCAGGTGCACGGTATGGATGTGGCCAGTCCCCTGCTACAGCCCCAGCTCTCTGTTGCCCCCCACCACCAAATGCCCCCGCCACCCCAGCACATGCCTAAACATGTGCCTTTCTCCGCTGGGCCTCCCAGCATGCTCTCTGCCCTGGATGATGGCCCGATGACCCGCAGACCGCCACCCAGTGGCAACCGCTGGGACTACGACGATCGTTCGCGCCCCCCCATGAGCCGCAGTTACAGCCACGAGGACATGCTGAGCGATCATGGCAGGAGAAGCAACCCCAACGAGAGGGCCGGATATCGCCCGAGGTCCCGTTCCCGTGACAATCTATTCGACATGCCCCAGAGGCAGGAAAGGCGGTATTCGCCGCCTGCTGGGCGACGACGTGGATCGTGGAGTTCCGCCAATGACGAGGATAGCAGGAGAGGAGGCGCGAGAGGAGGTCGAGGGGGACGCTCGGACAAGCCCCCGAGTTACAACGAGTACGAGCCGGGTCAGAAACCACCCAGACGCCCGGACCACTACTCGGTAAGGG